One Podarcis muralis chromosome Z, rPodMur119.hap1.1, whole genome shotgun sequence DNA segment encodes these proteins:
- the NDUFA1 gene encoding NADH dehydrogenase [ubiquinone] 1 alpha subcomplex subunit 1 encodes MWYEILPSLGLMYVCLVIPGVSTAYIHRYTNGGKEKRIARNTYQWYLLERDKRVSGVNQYYDSKGLENIK; translated from the exons ATGTGGTACGAGATCTTGCCCAGCTTGGGCCTGATGTACGTGTGCCTGGTCATCCCCGGCGTGAGCACCGCCTACATCCACAGATACACCAACGGGGGCAAG GAGAAGAGAATTGCTCGGAACACCTATCAGTGGTACCTGCTGGAGAGAGACAAGCGTGTGTCTGGAGTAAATCAGTACTATGACTCCAAG GGTTTGGAGAACATTAAGTAA
- the UPF3B gene encoding regulator of nonsense transcripts 3B isoform X3 yields MLLPPPPASRSPPPVPARAAAANGRADLARRGRREASAARAGALTGEGLVGLSAFAMKEDKENARPKEKRGAPVTPTGSVGAAAGAVAADAKAGGEPDRLERPKDKKEILSKVVIRRLPPSLTKEQLEEHLQPLPEHDYFEFFANDSSLYPHMFSRAYINFKNQEDIVLFRDRFDGYVFVDHKGLEYPAVVEFAPFQKAAKKKSKKKDAKAGTIEDDPEYKKFLENYSADDEKLTSTPETLLEEIEARNKELIAKKTTPLLNFLKNKQRLREEKREERRRRELERKRQREEERRKWKEEERRKRKEAEKTKKVERCPEKERDKSKDEPKIKLLKKPEKDERDFEKKEKVKKPEKESLREEKAASATSSMPARRSDGEAKEEKSKKIAQPCSSTNQELGIEVVCQAMMKALQSHPIKEWIRSRSARPVTQKKSDKCCASSLT; encoded by the exons atgctgctgccgcctccgccGGCGTCCCGCTCTCCCCCTCCGGTTCCTGCGAGAGCAGCGGCGGCCAATGGGCGCGCGGATCTGGCGAGGCGCGGGCGGAGGGAGGCATCGGCGGCGCGGGCGGGGGCGTTGACGGGCGAAGGCCTGGTGGGGCTCTCCGCGTTCGCAATGAAGGAAGACAAGGAGAACGCGCGGCCGAAGGAGAAGCGCGGGGCTCCCGTCACCCCGACCGGCAGCGTGGGAGCAGCGGCGGGGGCGGTGGCAGCGGACGCCAAGGCGGGAGGCGAACCGGACAGGCTGGAGCGCCCGAAGGACAAGAAAGAGATCCTGAGCAAG GTAGTGATTCGACGCCTGCCTCCCAGCTTGACCAAGGAACAGCTTGAAGAACATCTCCAACCTTTGCCTGAACATGACTATTTTGAATTCTTTGCTAATGACTCCAG TTTGTACCCTCACATGTTTTCCAGAGCATACATCAACTTTAAAAACCAAGAAGACATTGTTCTGTTCAGGGATCGCTTTGATGGTTATGTTTTTGTTGATCACAAAG GTCTAGAATATCCTGCCGTAGTGGAATTTGCGCCGTTTCAAAAAGCTGCCAAAAAGAAGAGTAAGAAAAAGGATGCCAAAGCTGGAACCATTGAAGATG ATCCAGAATATAAGAAGTTTTTGGAAAACTATAGTGCTGATGATGAAAAATTAACATCCACCCCTGAGACATTGCTGGAGGAAATAGAAGCAAGAAACAAAGAATTAATAG CAAAAAAAACAACTCCTCTGTTGAACTTCTTGAAGAATAAACAG CGGCTTAGAGAAGAAAaacgagaggagaggaggaggagagaactaGAGAGGAAGAGACAacgagaagaagaaagaagaaaatggaaagaggaagaaagaaggaaaaggaaagaagccgaaaaaacaaagaaagtggAGCGATGCCCAGAAAAAGAAAGGGACAAATCAAAGGATGAACCAAAGATTAAG CTACTTAAGAAGCCAGAAAAAGATGAAAGAgactttgaaaagaaagaaaaggtcaaGAAACCAGAGAAAGAGAGCCTGAGGGAGGAAAAGGCAGCAAGTGCAACCAGCAGTATGCCAGCCAGGCGCTCCGATGGGGAGGCGAAGGAGGAGAAGTCCAAAAA GATCGCCCAGCCATGCAGCTCTACCAACCAGGAGCTCGGAATCGAAGTCGTTTGTCAGGCTATGATGAAAGCTCTGCAAAGTCACCCGATCAAGGAGTGGATAAGAAGCAGGAGTGCGAGACCAGTAACACAAAAGAAGAGTGACAAGTGTTGTGCTTCCTCACTGACCTAG
- the UPF3B gene encoding regulator of nonsense transcripts 3B isoform X2 yields MKEDKENARPKEKRGAPVTPTGSVGAAAGAVAADAKAGGEPDRLERPKDKKEILSKVVIRRLPPSLTKEQLEEHLQPLPEHDYFEFFANDSSLYPHMFSRAYINFKNQEDIVLFRDRFDGYVFVDHKGLEYPAVVEFAPFQKAAKKKSKKKDAKAGTIEDDPEYKKFLENYSADDEKLTSTPETLLEEIEARNKELIAKKTTPLLNFLKNKQRLREEKREERRRRELERKRQREEERRKWKEEERRKRKEAEKTKKVERCPEKERDKSKDEPKIKKPEKDERDFEKKEKVKKPEKESLREEKAASATSSMPARRSDGEAKEEKSKKLEDDCGKDYREREREYDRDREYERMQRERDKLRRQEEERRRQKERFEKEKVFRRKEEDVKRERDSLREKGKRAELAEYMGNAEKSEKVTKEEKKEDMAKRDRIRNKDRPAMQLYQPGARNRSRLSGYDESSAKSPDQGVDKKQECETSNTKEE; encoded by the exons ATGAAGGAAGACAAGGAGAACGCGCGGCCGAAGGAGAAGCGCGGGGCTCCCGTCACCCCGACCGGCAGCGTGGGAGCAGCGGCGGGGGCGGTGGCAGCGGACGCCAAGGCGGGAGGCGAACCGGACAGGCTGGAGCGCCCGAAGGACAAGAAAGAGATCCTGAGCAAG GTAGTGATTCGACGCCTGCCTCCCAGCTTGACCAAGGAACAGCTTGAAGAACATCTCCAACCTTTGCCTGAACATGACTATTTTGAATTCTTTGCTAATGACTCCAG TTTGTACCCTCACATGTTTTCCAGAGCATACATCAACTTTAAAAACCAAGAAGACATTGTTCTGTTCAGGGATCGCTTTGATGGTTATGTTTTTGTTGATCACAAAG GTCTAGAATATCCTGCCGTAGTGGAATTTGCGCCGTTTCAAAAAGCTGCCAAAAAGAAGAGTAAGAAAAAGGATGCCAAAGCTGGAACCATTGAAGATG ATCCAGAATATAAGAAGTTTTTGGAAAACTATAGTGCTGATGATGAAAAATTAACATCCACCCCTGAGACATTGCTGGAGGAAATAGAAGCAAGAAACAAAGAATTAATAG CAAAAAAAACAACTCCTCTGTTGAACTTCTTGAAGAATAAACAG CGGCTTAGAGAAGAAAaacgagaggagaggaggaggagagaactaGAGAGGAAGAGACAacgagaagaagaaagaagaaaatggaaagaggaagaaagaaggaaaaggaaagaagccgaaaaaacaaagaaagtggAGCGATGCCCAGAAAAAGAAAGGGACAAATCAAAGGATGAACCAAAGATTAAG AAGCCAGAAAAAGATGAAAGAgactttgaaaagaaagaaaaggtcaaGAAACCAGAGAAAGAGAGCCTGAGGGAGGAAAAGGCAGCAAGTGCAACCAGCAGTATGCCAGCCAGGCGCTCCGATGGGGAGGCGAAGGAGGAGAAGTCCAAAAA ATTGGAAGATGACTGTGGAAAAGActatagagaaagagagagagaatatgaccGAGACAGAGAGTATGAgagaatgcaaagagaaagagacaaacTCCGACgccaagaagaagagagaaggaggCAGAAAGAGCGCTTCGAGAAAGAGAAGGTTTTTAGAAGAAAGGAGGAAGATGTGAAAAGGGAAAGAGACTCATTGCGAGAGAAAGGGAAGAGAGCTGAATTGGCAGAGTACATGGGCAATGCAGAAAAATCCGAGAAAGTAACCAAAGAGGAGAAAAAAGAAGATATGGCTAAGAGGGATCGCATTAGAAACAAG GATCGCCCAGCCATGCAGCTCTACCAACCAGGAGCTCGGAATCGAAGTCGTTTGTCAGGCTATGATGAAAGCTCTGCAAAGTCACCCGATCAAGGAGTGGATAAGAAGCAGGAGTGCGAGACCAGTAACACAAAAGAAGAGTGA
- the UPF3B gene encoding regulator of nonsense transcripts 3B isoform X1, with protein sequence MKEDKENARPKEKRGAPVTPTGSVGAAAGAVAADAKAGGEPDRLERPKDKKEILSKVVIRRLPPSLTKEQLEEHLQPLPEHDYFEFFANDSSLYPHMFSRAYINFKNQEDIVLFRDRFDGYVFVDHKGLEYPAVVEFAPFQKAAKKKSKKKDAKAGTIEDDPEYKKFLENYSADDEKLTSTPETLLEEIEARNKELIAKKTTPLLNFLKNKQRLREEKREERRRRELERKRQREEERRKWKEEERRKRKEAEKTKKVERCPEKERDKSKDEPKIKLLKKPEKDERDFEKKEKVKKPEKESLREEKAASATSSMPARRSDGEAKEEKSKKLEDDCGKDYREREREYDRDREYERMQRERDKLRRQEEERRRQKERFEKEKVFRRKEEDVKRERDSLREKGKRAELAEYMGNAEKSEKVTKEEKKEDMAKRDRIRNKDRPAMQLYQPGARNRSRLSGYDESSAKSPDQGVDKKQECETSNTKEE encoded by the exons ATGAAGGAAGACAAGGAGAACGCGCGGCCGAAGGAGAAGCGCGGGGCTCCCGTCACCCCGACCGGCAGCGTGGGAGCAGCGGCGGGGGCGGTGGCAGCGGACGCCAAGGCGGGAGGCGAACCGGACAGGCTGGAGCGCCCGAAGGACAAGAAAGAGATCCTGAGCAAG GTAGTGATTCGACGCCTGCCTCCCAGCTTGACCAAGGAACAGCTTGAAGAACATCTCCAACCTTTGCCTGAACATGACTATTTTGAATTCTTTGCTAATGACTCCAG TTTGTACCCTCACATGTTTTCCAGAGCATACATCAACTTTAAAAACCAAGAAGACATTGTTCTGTTCAGGGATCGCTTTGATGGTTATGTTTTTGTTGATCACAAAG GTCTAGAATATCCTGCCGTAGTGGAATTTGCGCCGTTTCAAAAAGCTGCCAAAAAGAAGAGTAAGAAAAAGGATGCCAAAGCTGGAACCATTGAAGATG ATCCAGAATATAAGAAGTTTTTGGAAAACTATAGTGCTGATGATGAAAAATTAACATCCACCCCTGAGACATTGCTGGAGGAAATAGAAGCAAGAAACAAAGAATTAATAG CAAAAAAAACAACTCCTCTGTTGAACTTCTTGAAGAATAAACAG CGGCTTAGAGAAGAAAaacgagaggagaggaggaggagagaactaGAGAGGAAGAGACAacgagaagaagaaagaagaaaatggaaagaggaagaaagaaggaaaaggaaagaagccgaaaaaacaaagaaagtggAGCGATGCCCAGAAAAAGAAAGGGACAAATCAAAGGATGAACCAAAGATTAAG CTACTTAAGAAGCCAGAAAAAGATGAAAGAgactttgaaaagaaagaaaaggtcaaGAAACCAGAGAAAGAGAGCCTGAGGGAGGAAAAGGCAGCAAGTGCAACCAGCAGTATGCCAGCCAGGCGCTCCGATGGGGAGGCGAAGGAGGAGAAGTCCAAAAA ATTGGAAGATGACTGTGGAAAAGActatagagaaagagagagagaatatgaccGAGACAGAGAGTATGAgagaatgcaaagagaaagagacaaacTCCGACgccaagaagaagagagaaggaggCAGAAAGAGCGCTTCGAGAAAGAGAAGGTTTTTAGAAGAAAGGAGGAAGATGTGAAAAGGGAAAGAGACTCATTGCGAGAGAAAGGGAAGAGAGCTGAATTGGCAGAGTACATGGGCAATGCAGAAAAATCCGAGAAAGTAACCAAAGAGGAGAAAAAAGAAGATATGGCTAAGAGGGATCGCATTAGAAACAAG GATCGCCCAGCCATGCAGCTCTACCAACCAGGAGCTCGGAATCGAAGTCGTTTGTCAGGCTATGATGAAAGCTCTGCAAAGTCACCCGATCAAGGAGTGGATAAGAAGCAGGAGTGCGAGACCAGTAACACAAAAGAAGAGTGA
- the RPL39 gene encoding large ribosomal subunit protein eL39, which produces MYPGGHLAPFPDAASFPHQPLRRFLFLFSFVAIVVSGSWCFSMSSHKTFKIKRFLAKKQKQNRPIPQWIRMKTGNKIRYNSKRRHWRRTKLGL; this is translated from the exons ATGTACCCTGGAGGCCATCTAGCACCGTTTCCTGACGCCGCCTCTTtcccccatcagcctctgcgccgcttcctcttcctcttttcgtTTGTAGCCATTGTGGTGAGCGGTTCGTGGTGCTTCAGTATG TCTTCCCACAAAACTTTCAAAATCAAGCGGTTTCTCgctaagaagcagaagcagaaccgGCCCATCCCGCAATGGATCCGCATGAAAACAGGCAATAAAATCAG GTACAACTCCAAAAGGAGACATTGGAGGAGGACCAAGCTCGGCCTGTAA